A DNA window from Hevea brasiliensis isolate MT/VB/25A 57/8 chromosome 2, ASM3005281v1, whole genome shotgun sequence contains the following coding sequences:
- the LOC110636000 gene encoding RING-H2 finger protein ATL5, translating into MENIDGISKQVSNNSSYAYNGKIILCSGIILFTVIVIMVFFHSYARWIFKRRQRRRHLLSPSITPSTPGVADRALDPSVLETLPTLVYSSKTQDSVLECAVCLSEFQDGEKGRVLPNCKHTFHVCCIDIWFHSHSNCPLCRAPVQSYKVPETCTETVVPVVEEASLQLESRQNKEDDGGCSASSSPASLSRKSSDLAGIFVVVEVPTATAHR; encoded by the coding sequence ATGGAAAACATCGATGGAATCTCCAAACAAGTCTCCAATAACAGCAGCTACGCTTATAATGGGAAGATCATACTTTGTTCAGGGATCATCCTCTTCACAGTCATCGTCATCATGGTTTTTTTCCATAGTTATGCTCGTTGGATCTTCAAACGCCGCCAGCGCCGTCGCCACCTTCTTTCTCCCTCCATCACCCCTTCCACTCCCGGTGTTGCCGACCGAGCGCTTGACCCATCTGTTTTGGAAACTCTTCCTACTTTGGTTTACAGTTCGAAAACGCAGGACTCAGTGCTCGAATGCGCCGTTTGCTTATCCGAATTCCAAGATGGTGAGAAGGGGCGAGTGTTGCCCAATTGTAAGCACACTTTTCATGTTTGCTGTATCGATATTTGGTTTCACTCTCACTCCAACTGTCCGCTCTGTAGAGCGCCAGTTCAATCATACAAAGTTCCCGAAACATGTACCGAAACAGTGGTACCAGTGGTTGAAGAGGCCAGTTTACAGCTTGAATCGAGGCAGAACAAAGAAGATGATGGGGGTTGCTCTGCTTCTTCGTCGCCGGCGAGTTTATCCCGGAAGTCATCAGACCTGGCGGGTATATTTGTGGTCGTGGAGGTACCCACGGCCACAGCCCACAGGTGA